The Hymenobacter sp. DG01 genome has a segment encoding these proteins:
- a CDS encoding DUF2243 domain-containing protein, with product MTQPQPLHRTPLIAAGLLLGAGLGGFVDGIVLHQILQWHNMLSNQLPPDNLVAAKVNMYWDGVFHAAVWVLTAIGLRVLWAASRRPDVPWSGRTLVGGLLLGWGLFNVVEGLIDHTILGLHHVYEYTEQKMPWDMAFLAFGLLLLLAGWALVRAGRADTAPRTAYGA from the coding sequence ATGACCCAACCTCAACCCCTGCACCGCACTCCCCTGATTGCGGCTGGCCTGCTGCTGGGCGCTGGCCTGGGCGGCTTTGTTGATGGCATTGTGCTCCACCAGATTCTGCAGTGGCACAACATGCTTTCCAACCAGCTCCCCCCCGATAACCTGGTGGCCGCGAAAGTGAATATGTACTGGGACGGGGTGTTCCATGCGGCTGTGTGGGTACTCACGGCCATTGGGCTGCGGGTGCTGTGGGCCGCCAGCCGCCGCCCCGATGTGCCATGGTCGGGCCGGACGCTGGTGGGCGGGCTGCTGCTGGGCTGGGGTTTGTTTAATGTGGTAGAAGGCCTGATTGACCACACCATTCTGGGGCTGCACCACGTGTACGAGTACACCGAACAGAAAATGCCCTGGGATATGGCCTTCCTGGCGTTTGGGCTCCTGCTGCTGCTGGCCGGCTGGGCCCTGGTCCGGGCCGGGCGCGCCGATACGGCCCCCCGAACGGCCTACGGCGCCTAA
- a CDS encoding prolyl oligopeptidase family protein has product MRNVVLLPTLAALLAGPAALAQAPIKTLPYPQTRKVDTVTTYFGTKVADPYRWLENDQAADTKGWVQEENKVTQAYLSQIPYRDAIRKRLETLWNYEKYGAPFKEGKYTYFSKNTGLQSQSVLYRQVGSGAPEVFLDPNQFSKDGTTSLAGINFTKDGSLAAYQISEGGSDWRKVIVLKTADKSIVGDTLKDVKFSGLAWKGNDGFYYSSYDKPTAGSQLAGKTQIHKLYYHKLGTKQSTDKLVFGGEKTPRRYIGASLTEDERFLVISAANTTTGNELYIQDLSKPGSAIVQVIDHEKNEVDVVDNMGSKLYIFTNLNAPNNRVVTVDAANPTPANWKNLIPETPNVLRVTTGGGKLFANYLKDATSLIEQYDMSGKKERTITLPSVGTAGGFGTKKEEKETYYTFTSYIYPPTIFKYDIATGKSTVYKKAGVQFDPTKYESKQVFYTSKDGTKVPMIITYKKGLVMNGKNPTLLYAYGGFNSSVTPAFSTSNIILLENGGIYAVPNIRGGGEYGEKWHLAGTKLQKQNVFDDFIAAAEYLTKNNYTSKDYLAISGASNGGLLVGATMAQRPELFKVAFPAVGVMDMLRYNQFTAGAGWAYDYGTAQDSKEMFEYLYRYSPYHALKPASYPATLVTTADHDDRVVPAHSFKFASKLQETQKGSAPVLIRIETKAGHGAGRSTAQVISEQTDKWAFLFQNMGVPYQVVN; this is encoded by the coding sequence ATGAGAAACGTAGTCCTTCTCCCCACGCTGGCGGCGCTGCTGGCCGGCCCCGCGGCCCTGGCCCAGGCGCCCATCAAAACCCTACCCTACCCTCAAACCCGGAAGGTAGATACCGTTACCACCTACTTCGGTACCAAAGTGGCCGACCCGTACCGCTGGCTGGAAAACGACCAGGCCGCCGATACCAAGGGCTGGGTGCAGGAAGAAAACAAGGTAACGCAGGCCTACCTCAGCCAGATTCCCTACCGCGACGCCATCCGGAAACGGCTGGAAACCCTGTGGAACTACGAGAAGTACGGCGCCCCTTTCAAGGAAGGCAAGTACACCTACTTCAGCAAGAACACGGGTTTGCAGAGCCAGTCGGTGCTGTACCGGCAGGTAGGCAGCGGTGCGCCGGAGGTGTTCCTCGACCCCAACCAGTTTTCCAAGGACGGTACTACCTCCTTGGCGGGCATCAACTTCACCAAGGATGGCAGCCTGGCCGCTTATCAGATTTCAGAAGGCGGCTCCGACTGGCGCAAGGTCATCGTGCTGAAAACCGCCGATAAAAGCATTGTGGGCGATACGCTCAAGGACGTGAAGTTCTCGGGCCTGGCCTGGAAGGGCAACGACGGCTTCTACTACAGCTCCTACGACAAGCCCACCGCCGGCAGCCAGCTGGCCGGCAAAACCCAGATTCATAAGCTCTACTACCACAAGCTGGGCACCAAGCAAAGTACCGATAAGCTGGTGTTTGGGGGCGAGAAAACGCCGCGCCGCTACATCGGGGCTTCCCTGACCGAGGACGAGCGTTTCCTGGTTATCAGCGCCGCCAACACCACTACCGGCAACGAGCTCTACATTCAGGACCTGAGCAAGCCCGGCAGCGCCATCGTGCAGGTCATCGACCACGAGAAAAACGAGGTGGACGTGGTGGATAACATGGGCAGCAAGCTCTACATCTTCACCAACCTGAACGCGCCTAACAACCGCGTGGTAACCGTGGACGCGGCCAACCCTACCCCCGCCAACTGGAAAAACCTGATTCCGGAAACGCCGAACGTGCTGCGCGTAACCACGGGCGGCGGCAAGCTCTTCGCCAACTACCTCAAAGACGCTACTTCCCTCATTGAGCAGTACGACATGAGTGGCAAGAAGGAGCGCACCATCACGCTGCCCTCGGTAGGCACAGCCGGCGGTTTCGGCACCAAAAAGGAAGAAAAGGAAACCTACTACACCTTCACCTCCTACATCTACCCGCCCACCATTTTCAAGTACGATATTGCCACCGGCAAATCCACGGTGTATAAGAAGGCCGGCGTGCAGTTCGACCCCACCAAGTACGAGTCGAAGCAGGTGTTTTACACCTCCAAGGACGGCACCAAAGTGCCCATGATTATCACCTACAAGAAGGGGCTGGTGATGAATGGCAAGAATCCTACCCTGCTCTACGCCTACGGCGGCTTTAACTCCAGCGTAACGCCGGCCTTCAGCACCAGCAACATCATTCTGCTCGAAAACGGCGGCATCTATGCCGTGCCCAACATCCGGGGTGGCGGCGAGTACGGCGAAAAGTGGCACCTGGCCGGCACCAAGCTACAGAAGCAGAACGTGTTCGACGACTTCATTGCCGCCGCCGAGTACTTGACCAAGAACAACTACACCTCCAAAGACTACCTGGCTATTTCGGGCGCCTCGAACGGTGGCTTGCTGGTGGGCGCTACGATGGCCCAGCGCCCTGAGCTGTTCAAGGTGGCTTTCCCGGCCGTGGGGGTAATGGACATGCTGCGCTACAACCAGTTTACGGCCGGCGCTGGTTGGGCCTACGACTACGGCACGGCCCAGGACTCCAAAGAAATGTTCGAGTACCTCTACCGCTACTCACCCTACCACGCCCTGAAGCCCGCTTCCTACCCCGCTACCCTGGTGACTACCGCCGACCACGATGACCGGGTGGTGCCCGCGCACTCCTTCAAGTTTGCCTCTAAGCTGCAGGAAACTCAGAAGGGCAGCGCCCCGGTCCTGATTCGTATTGAAACCAAAGCCGGCCACGGCGCGGGCCGCTCCACGGCCCAGGTTATCAGCGAGCAGACCGACAAGTGGGCCTTCCTGTTCCAGAACATGGGAGTGCCCTATCAGGTGGTTAACTAA
- a CDS encoding DUF3037 domain-containing protein, which translates to MPEKHLFEYAVLRVVPRVEREEFLNVGVILYCSSRGFLQARFEVPEDRLRAFAGDQLDLPELHQRLRSFERICGGRKEGGPIGQLPLASRFRWLTATRSTIVQTSPVHPGLCQDPADTLNRLYAQLVG; encoded by the coding sequence ATGCCCGAAAAGCACTTGTTTGAGTATGCCGTGCTGCGCGTAGTGCCCCGCGTGGAGCGCGAAGAGTTTCTGAACGTCGGTGTGATTTTGTACTGCTCGTCGCGGGGGTTTCTGCAGGCCCGCTTCGAGGTGCCCGAAGACCGGCTGCGCGCCTTTGCCGGCGACCAGCTCGACCTGCCGGAGCTGCACCAGCGGCTGCGCTCCTTCGAGCGGATTTGCGGGGGTAGGAAGGAGGGCGGCCCCATTGGGCAGCTGCCGCTAGCCTCCCGCTTCCGCTGGCTTACGGCCACGCGCAGCACCATCGTGCAAACCTCGCCCGTGCACCCTGGCCTCTGCCAAGACCCCGCCGACACCCTGAACCGCCTCTACGCCCAGCTGGTAGGGTAG
- a CDS encoding HipA family kinase yields the protein MQDSAPLSLRTVDVTRYVTPLREGGSLPALVEADDGFMYVVKFRGAGQGLKALIAELIVGEMARALGLRMPELVFCQLDEAFGRTEPDEEIQDLLRFSTGLNLGLHYLSGASTYDPLVNTIEPALASRIVWLDCLTLNVDRTARNTNLLMWHKELWLIDHGAALYVHHAGPGWAEPRPRPFPQVKDHVLLPQATELTAADAEGRARLTPERIRAIVDLVPAEWLAESGVDPEEQRENYVRFLTARLAASETFVQEAENARKALV from the coding sequence ATGCAGGACTCTGCTCCCCTTTCCCTGAGAACCGTTGACGTGACGCGCTACGTCACTCCCCTGCGTGAAGGCGGCTCGCTGCCGGCCCTGGTAGAAGCCGACGACGGGTTTATGTACGTGGTGAAGTTCCGGGGGGCCGGCCAGGGCCTGAAAGCCCTGATTGCCGAGCTGATTGTGGGCGAAATGGCCCGCGCGCTGGGTCTGCGCATGCCGGAGCTGGTGTTTTGCCAGCTCGATGAAGCCTTTGGCCGTACCGAGCCCGACGAGGAAATTCAGGATTTGCTGCGCTTCAGCACGGGCCTCAACCTGGGCCTGCACTACCTCTCCGGCGCCAGCACCTACGACCCCCTGGTGAATACCATTGAGCCGGCCCTGGCCTCGCGCATTGTGTGGCTCGACTGCCTGACCCTGAACGTGGACCGCACCGCCCGCAACACCAACCTGCTGATGTGGCACAAGGAGCTGTGGCTGATTGACCACGGCGCGGCCCTTTATGTGCACCACGCCGGCCCTGGCTGGGCCGAGCCCCGGCCCCGCCCGTTTCCGCAGGTGAAAGACCATGTGCTGCTACCCCAGGCCACGGAGCTAACTGCCGCCGACGCCGAGGGCCGTGCCCGCCTCACCCCGGAGCGCATCCGGGCCATTGTGGACCTAGTTCCGGCCGAGTGGCTGGCCGAATCGGGGGTGGATCCGGAGGAGCAGCGCGAAAACTACGTGCGTTTCCTTACCGCCCGCCTCGCCGCATCAGAAACCTTTGTTCAGGAAGCCGAAAATGCCCGAAAAGCACTTGTTTGA
- a CDS encoding zeta toxin family protein, with product MTEFVPRLRVLAGPNGSGKSFLVPSLATEVNLGVIVNADEIEARLKAQHRRRTRVLNLHDWKLMLTQQDLDAFLQAEEATKQTTLAQQQMQKLRIEENVLLFTAVKIDSYLASRVAEFLRYSLLAARQSFTFETVMSHPSKLAFLRDAQAAGFRTYLYFVATEDPEINVGRVRARVQKKGHDVARDKIISRYARTLDYLFDAVRLVNRAFIFDNSYAAPQLVAEVEEGKRVEFKTATIPAWVDTYFRQKALRKA from the coding sequence TTGACTGAGTTTGTCCCTCGCCTTCGCGTGCTTGCCGGTCCCAATGGGTCCGGCAAGTCTTTTTTAGTCCCTTCCCTGGCCACAGAAGTTAACCTGGGTGTGATTGTAAATGCCGATGAAATTGAGGCCAGGCTCAAGGCTCAGCACCGGCGGCGCACCCGTGTACTCAATCTGCATGATTGGAAATTGATGTTGACGCAGCAGGATTTGGATGCGTTTCTTCAGGCAGAGGAGGCAACCAAACAAACCACGCTGGCACAACAGCAGATGCAGAAGCTTCGCATCGAAGAAAATGTGCTGCTCTTTACCGCTGTTAAGATAGATTCCTACTTGGCTTCTCGGGTGGCTGAGTTTCTGCGCTATTCCCTGCTGGCCGCCCGTCAATCTTTCACTTTTGAGACGGTAATGTCTCACCCGTCTAAGCTTGCCTTTCTGCGCGATGCGCAAGCGGCGGGGTTTCGCACGTATCTATACTTCGTCGCCACCGAAGACCCGGAAATCAACGTGGGCCGGGTGCGGGCCAGAGTACAGAAGAAGGGCCATGATGTAGCTCGCGACAAAATTATCTCCCGCTACGCCCGTACCCTGGATTATTTGTTCGATGCGGTTCGCTTAGTCAACCGCGCCTTTATCTTCGATAACTCGTACGCAGCACCTCAGCTTGTTGCCGAAGTAGAAGAAGGCAAGCGCGTGGAGTTCAAAACCGCTACCATTCCGGCTTGGGTGGACACCTACTTCCGCCAAAAGGCACTGCGTAAAGCTTAA
- a CDS encoding 1-phosphofructokinase family hexose kinase, which translates to MKPIVTLTLNPTVDKSTTADQIIPDHKLRCAPPKFEPGGGGINVSRALRRLGADSVAVFPVGGPSGMLLQELLAQEHIQQRPVETVGRTRENFIVVDASSGQQYRFGMPGTPLSLEEQQQILATLKSLAEVPEYLVISGSLPPGVEPEFLVKIVRAAKGMGIKVVADTSGPALHQILQEGVYLAKPNVGELSKMAGVDELDSEAVAQAAHQLVQEGKCAIVVTSLGPQGACVVSQDLVDHVPAPAVKKRSTVGAGDSMVAGLVYGLATGLSVRETVRLGVACGTAATMNPGTELFRKEDVDRLYQWLLQQTMPAAAA; encoded by the coding sequence ATGAAGCCTATTGTCACCCTGACGCTCAACCCCACCGTGGACAAAAGCACCACGGCCGACCAGATCATTCCGGATCATAAACTCCGGTGCGCCCCGCCTAAGTTTGAGCCCGGCGGGGGCGGCATCAATGTTTCGCGGGCCCTCAGGCGCCTCGGTGCCGATTCCGTGGCGGTATTTCCAGTCGGCGGACCCAGTGGTATGCTGCTCCAGGAGTTGCTGGCGCAGGAACACATTCAGCAGAGGCCCGTGGAAACCGTGGGCCGCACCCGCGAGAATTTTATCGTGGTAGATGCCTCCAGCGGCCAGCAGTACCGCTTCGGCATGCCCGGCACCCCGCTTTCCCTGGAAGAGCAGCAGCAGATTCTGGCTACCCTTAAAAGTCTGGCCGAAGTGCCCGAGTATCTGGTTATCAGTGGAAGCCTGCCGCCGGGCGTGGAGCCCGAGTTTCTGGTGAAGATTGTGCGGGCCGCCAAGGGCATGGGCATTAAGGTAGTGGCCGATACATCGGGGCCGGCCCTGCACCAAATTCTACAGGAGGGCGTGTACCTGGCCAAGCCCAACGTGGGCGAGTTAAGCAAGATGGCCGGGGTTGATGAGCTTGACAGCGAAGCCGTGGCCCAGGCAGCCCACCAGCTGGTGCAGGAAGGCAAGTGCGCCATTGTGGTAACCTCCCTGGGGCCCCAGGGCGCCTGCGTGGTCAGCCAGGATTTGGTGGACCATGTGCCGGCGCCAGCCGTGAAAAAGCGCAGCACCGTTGGAGCCGGCGACAGTATGGTGGCCGGGCTGGTGTACGGATTGGCAACCGGCCTCTCGGTGCGCGAAACCGTGCGGCTGGGCGTGGCCTGCGGCACGGCAGCTACCATGAACCCCGGCACAGAGCTGTTCCGCAAGGAAGACGTGGACCGGCTCTACCAGTGGCTGCTGCAGCAAACCATGCCGGCCGCAGCGGCCTAA
- a CDS encoding DUF72 domain-containing protein, which produces MPTPLYYVGCSGFSYRDWKGVFYPPELPPRKWFAYYCTQFSTLELNVTFYRMPALAAFEQWYDQSPANFRFAVKAPRQVTHYKKFGPEAEPILADFYGTVWEGLREKLGPVLFQLPPKAAYTEEYLDRILAALDSGFQNVIEFRHPSWWDGEVFRRLARHNVSFVGQSHPLPLPDEVIINTPAVYYRFHGVPELYKSPYSPEFLARVAAEVKAAPEAREVYLFFNNGIGGVGALNARQLQELLTSPA; this is translated from the coding sequence ATGCCTACCCCCCTTTATTACGTTGGCTGCTCCGGCTTTTCCTACCGCGACTGGAAGGGCGTATTTTATCCCCCGGAGCTGCCGCCGCGCAAGTGGTTTGCCTACTACTGCACGCAATTTTCTACCCTGGAGCTGAACGTCACTTTTTACCGGATGCCTGCCCTTGCGGCCTTCGAGCAGTGGTACGACCAAAGTCCGGCCAACTTCCGGTTTGCCGTGAAAGCGCCCCGGCAGGTCACGCACTACAAGAAGTTCGGGCCCGAAGCCGAGCCTATTCTGGCCGATTTTTACGGGACCGTGTGGGAGGGTCTGCGCGAAAAGCTGGGGCCCGTCTTGTTTCAGCTACCCCCGAAAGCGGCGTACACCGAAGAGTACCTGGACCGTATTCTGGCCGCGCTGGATTCTGGTTTTCAGAACGTCATCGAGTTTCGGCACCCCAGCTGGTGGGATGGGGAAGTATTTCGCCGCCTGGCCCGGCACAATGTCAGCTTCGTGGGCCAGAGCCATCCGCTACCCCTCCCCGATGAGGTAATCATCAACACGCCGGCCGTGTACTACCGCTTTCATGGCGTGCCGGAGCTGTATAAGTCGCCGTATAGCCCGGAGTTTCTGGCCCGGGTAGCGGCCGAGGTGAAGGCCGCCCCCGAAGCGCGCGAGGTGTATCTCTTCTTCAACAACGGCATAGGTGGGGTAGGGGCCCTGAACGCCCGGCAGCTGCAGGAGTTGCTTACCAGCCCGGCCTGA
- a CDS encoding NUDIX domain-containing protein, producing the protein MTFIDKIAWLHLQEGRVLSTRSRGKDRYYFPGGKREVGETDAQTLLREIKEELTVNLDAATLVHAGTFRAQAHGHP; encoded by the coding sequence TTGACCTTCATCGACAAAATAGCCTGGCTGCACCTGCAGGAAGGTCGCGTGCTGAGCACCCGCAGCCGGGGCAAAGACCGGTACTACTTCCCCGGCGGCAAGCGCGAAGTCGGCGAAACCGACGCCCAAACCCTGCTACGCGAAATTAAGGAAGAGCTGACCGTGAACCTCGACGCGGCTACCCTGGTGCACGCGGGCACCTTCCGGGCCCAGGCCCACGGTCACCCCTAG
- a CDS encoding ABC-F family ATP-binding cassette domain-containing protein gives MLLLQDLGYLHPNKEGLFDGLHLAVGPRQKIALIGNNGVGKSTLLQIIAGVLPPSGGLVQTSATPYYIPQHFGQFDDLTIAQALRIEGKTAALQEILAGAVTEANLATLADDWTIEERSLEALRRWALAEVSLTQRLGSLSGGQKTKVFWAGLAIHQPALVLLDEPSNHLDTAGRQLLYDFIQTTTSTLLVVSHDRKLLSLLDTVAELSKRGIALYGGNYAFYTEQKQVESNALSQDVKSRERALRKARETEREALERKQKLDARGKKNQAKAGLPTIMLHMMRNSAEQSTSRLKSMHAEKVSALAQELSERRKELPDTDKMKFGFDNSTLHKGKILFTATGLNYGYGPHLLWPEPLSFQVLSGERLALQGLNGSGKSTLLRLLLGELAPTRGTLHRAVSRAVYIDQEYSLLHQPMAVYQQAQHFNTAGLQEHEVKVRLNRFLFTQEHWDKPCSALSGGEKMRLLLCCLMMRHQAPDLIILDEPTNNLDIQNLDLLTVALHGYQGTLVVVSHDEVFLEQLGVTRTIWLG, from the coding sequence ATGCTACTTCTCCAAGACCTGGGGTACCTCCACCCCAATAAGGAAGGCTTGTTTGACGGCCTCCACCTGGCTGTTGGCCCGCGCCAGAAGATTGCCCTGATCGGGAATAATGGGGTAGGAAAGTCCACCCTGCTGCAAATCATAGCCGGGGTTCTGCCTCCCTCCGGCGGCCTGGTGCAGACCAGTGCTACCCCCTACTACATTCCGCAGCACTTCGGGCAGTTCGACGACCTCACAATAGCTCAGGCCCTGCGCATTGAAGGCAAAACGGCGGCCCTGCAGGAAATTCTGGCGGGTGCGGTCACGGAAGCCAACCTAGCCACGCTGGCCGATGACTGGACCATAGAGGAACGCAGCCTGGAGGCACTACGGCGCTGGGCACTGGCTGAAGTGAGCCTTACGCAGCGCCTGGGCAGCCTCAGCGGGGGCCAGAAAACCAAGGTATTCTGGGCCGGCCTTGCCATTCACCAGCCCGCGCTGGTGCTGCTGGACGAGCCCAGCAACCACCTGGATACCGCCGGCCGGCAGCTACTCTACGACTTCATCCAGACCACGACCAGCACCCTACTGGTTGTTAGCCACGACCGGAAACTTCTCAGTCTGCTCGATACGGTGGCGGAACTGAGCAAGCGCGGCATTGCCCTGTACGGCGGCAACTACGCCTTTTACACCGAGCAGAAGCAGGTGGAAAGCAACGCCCTCAGCCAGGACGTGAAAAGCAGGGAGAGAGCCCTGCGCAAAGCCCGGGAAACGGAGCGCGAGGCTCTGGAGCGCAAGCAGAAACTGGACGCCCGCGGCAAGAAAAACCAGGCCAAAGCGGGCCTACCCACCATCATGCTCCATATGATGCGCAACAGTGCCGAGCAGAGCACTTCCCGCCTCAAGAGCATGCACGCCGAAAAGGTAAGCGCCCTTGCCCAGGAGCTGAGCGAGCGGCGCAAAGAGCTACCCGATACCGACAAGATGAAGTTCGGCTTCGACAACTCTACCCTGCACAAAGGCAAAATCCTGTTCACGGCAACGGGCCTCAACTACGGCTACGGCCCGCACCTGCTGTGGCCCGAGCCATTGAGCTTTCAGGTGCTGAGCGGCGAGCGGCTGGCACTGCAGGGCCTGAACGGCTCCGGCAAAAGCACCCTGCTTCGGCTCCTGCTGGGCGAGCTGGCGCCTACGCGGGGCACCCTGCACCGGGCCGTCAGCAGGGCCGTGTACATTGATCAGGAGTATTCCCTGCTGCACCAGCCGATGGCGGTGTACCAGCAGGCGCAGCACTTTAATACCGCAGGCCTGCAGGAGCACGAAGTGAAGGTCCGCCTGAACCGGTTTTTGTTTACCCAGGAGCACTGGGACAAGCCCTGCTCCGCTCTGAGCGGGGGCGAAAAAATGCGGCTCCTGCTGTGCTGCCTGATGATGCGCCACCAGGCTCCCGACCTCATCATCCTCGATGAGCCTACCAACAACCTGGATATTCAGAACCTGGACCTCCTGACGGTGGCCCTGCATGGGTACCAGGGCACCCTGGTCGTGGTATCGCACGATGAGGTTTTCCTGGAGCAGCTGGGCGTGACCCGTACCATCTGGCTCGGGTAG
- a CDS encoding D-2-hydroxyacid dehydrogenase: MDTMHLFVYSNLNAAARAYLLRQLPPDVRATFRTGLAPADQRPALDTADILLGNPPPEWLQSVPPQLQFWQIDSAGIDQYQGVALACPVANMGDFFAWPCAETMVAGVLGLLRYIPELAVLQAQKQWVGAPLRPQLGLLRGKQVIILGRGTIGQAVAQQLTGFGCTVQFLARTDSQAQLHSEQELRATLPSADIVVNCLPGSAKGFFSGELIAAMRPDALYASVGRGTTTDEPALIEALRTGRLGGAVLDVTAQEPLPVESPLWSLPRVLLTQHSGGGQPGEDEGKVDILLRNLRHLRQHEALENQVQLARGY; the protein is encoded by the coding sequence ATGGATACCATGCACCTATTCGTTTACTCCAACCTGAACGCGGCGGCCCGTGCCTACTTGCTCCGGCAACTGCCGCCTGATGTGCGGGCAACCTTCCGTACCGGGCTGGCCCCCGCCGACCAGCGCCCAGCCCTGGATACAGCTGATATATTGCTGGGAAACCCGCCCCCCGAATGGCTGCAGTCCGTCCCGCCCCAGCTGCAGTTCTGGCAAATCGACTCGGCCGGGATTGACCAGTACCAGGGGGTAGCCCTGGCCTGCCCGGTGGCTAATATGGGTGACTTCTTTGCCTGGCCCTGCGCCGAAACCATGGTGGCAGGTGTGCTGGGCCTGCTGCGCTACATACCGGAGCTGGCGGTGCTGCAGGCCCAAAAACAGTGGGTAGGGGCGCCGTTGCGCCCTCAACTGGGGCTGTTGCGCGGCAAGCAGGTTATTATTCTGGGCCGCGGAACCATTGGACAGGCGGTAGCGCAGCAGCTGACAGGATTTGGCTGCACGGTGCAGTTCCTGGCCCGCACCGATTCGCAGGCTCAGCTGCACTCCGAGCAGGAGCTGCGGGCGACCCTCCCCTCCGCCGACATCGTGGTAAACTGCCTGCCCGGCAGCGCCAAAGGCTTTTTCTCGGGCGAGCTGATTGCGGCCATGCGCCCGGATGCGCTTTACGCCAGCGTGGGCCGCGGCACTACCACCGACGAGCCGGCCCTGATAGAGGCCCTGCGCACCGGCCGGCTGGGCGGAGCCGTGCTGGATGTAACGGCCCAGGAGCCCCTGCCGGTCGAAAGTCCGCTCTGGAGCCTGCCGCGCGTGCTGCTTACCCAGCACAGTGGGGGCGGGCAGCCCGGCGAGGATGAGGGCAAAGTAGATATCCTGCTGCGCAACCTGCGGCACCTGCGCCAGCACGAGGCCCTGGAAAACCAGGTGCAACTAGCACGGGGTTACTAG
- a CDS encoding HPP family protein yields the protein MREKLRQRMRRARYIFYQETLFDYQEHLWTFLGSFVGIGLLGWLNSAFLPPYDNLFLIASFGASSVLIYGHINSPLAQPRNLIGGHVVSALVGVTVQQLLPAPLWLTAALAVSLAIVLMQITRTLHPPGGATALMAVVGSEKLKALGYLYVLSPVLSGVLILFVVAMVFNNATSHRSYPANKHWFKIWRRRYPH from the coding sequence ATGCGAGAAAAGCTCAGACAACGCATGCGCCGGGCGCGCTACATCTTTTACCAGGAAACCCTTTTTGATTATCAGGAGCACCTCTGGACCTTCTTGGGCTCGTTTGTGGGTATTGGCTTGCTGGGATGGCTGAACAGCGCCTTCCTGCCCCCTTACGACAACCTGTTTCTGATTGCTTCCTTCGGAGCCTCCTCGGTTCTGATTTATGGTCACATCAACAGTCCTCTGGCCCAGCCCCGCAACCTTATAGGCGGGCACGTAGTCAGTGCATTGGTGGGCGTTACGGTGCAGCAACTGCTACCCGCCCCGCTGTGGTTAACGGCGGCCCTGGCCGTTTCGCTGGCTATTGTGCTTATGCAGATAACCCGCACCCTGCACCCGCCGGGTGGAGCCACAGCCCTAATGGCCGTGGTAGGTTCCGAGAAGCTTAAGGCCCTGGGCTACCTCTACGTGCTGAGTCCCGTGCTGTCGGGCGTGCTGATTTTGTTTGTGGTGGCTATGGTGTTCAACAACGCCACCTCGCACCGCAGCTACCCGGCCAACAAGCACTGGTTCAAGATCTGGCGGCGGCGCTACCCCCACTAG
- a CDS encoding DUF72 domain-containing protein: MATLLLNPEPAAPTYHIGCSGFHYRHWRGAFYPEKLPQRRWFEFYQQHFRTLELNVTFYRFPQLSALESWYQQSPPDFQFSVKAPRLITHYKQFHDCAQLLADFYGTVQEGLREKLGPVLFQLPPRLTYSEERLARITDSLDPAFRNVVEFRHPSWWLGHVYQELARRRIAFVGQSHPALPDEVVTNTQLLYYRFHGTPELYKSPYPEEFLRRVHQEIEAAGHVQEAYLYFNNDIDASAIGNARQMLALTGAQR, encoded by the coding sequence ATGGCTACCCTGCTCCTGAACCCAGAGCCCGCCGCTCCCACCTACCATATTGGCTGCTCGGGCTTTCACTACCGGCACTGGCGGGGCGCATTCTACCCCGAGAAATTGCCCCAGCGCAGGTGGTTCGAGTTTTATCAGCAGCACTTCCGGACGCTGGAGCTGAACGTGACGTTCTACCGCTTTCCCCAGCTTTCGGCCCTGGAAAGCTGGTATCAGCAAAGCCCACCCGATTTTCAGTTTTCGGTGAAGGCTCCGCGCCTAATTACCCACTACAAGCAGTTTCACGACTGCGCTCAGCTGCTGGCCGATTTCTACGGCACCGTGCAGGAGGGCTTGCGTGAGAAGCTGGGGCCGGTGCTGTTTCAGCTGCCCCCGCGCCTCACTTACTCCGAGGAGCGCCTGGCTCGCATCACCGACAGCCTTGACCCGGCTTTCCGGAACGTGGTGGAGTTCCGGCATCCTAGCTGGTGGTTGGGCCACGTGTACCAGGAGCTGGCCCGGCGGCGCATTGCCTTTGTGGGCCAGAGCCATCCGGCCCTGCCCGATGAGGTAGTCACCAACACCCAACTGCTTTACTACCGCTTTCACGGCACGCCGGAGCTGTATAAGTCGCCTTACCCTGAGGAGTTTCTGCGGCGAGTGCACCAGGAAATAGAAGCCGCTGGTCACGTTCAGGAAGCCTACCTCTACTTCAATAACGACATTGATGCGTCCGCCATCGGTAATGCCCGACAGATGCTGGCGCTAACCGGCGCCCAACGCTAG